The Mycolicibacterium hassiacum DSM 44199 genome includes a window with the following:
- a CDS encoding PucR family transcriptional regulator, whose translation MTDNRFVPPKSTLEVLESVPESVLRRLKQYSGRLATEAVRVMEQRLPFFADLEASQRASVQLVVQTAVVNFVEWMRDPSSNVGYTAQAFEVVPQDLRRRIALRQSVEMVRVTMEFFEEVVPLLARDDKQLTALTAGILRYSRDLAFAAATAYADQAEARGAWDTRMEANVVDAVVRGDTGPELQSQAAALNWDATAPATVIVGLPQPDRVDLASDDVHDVVSRHDRAALCDVHGTWLVAIVSGTLSPTDKFLSDLMTVFGDGPVVIGPTAPTLAAAHRSAAEAIAGMNAVAGWSGAPRPVAARELLPERALLGDATAIAALEAEVMRPLADAGPALTETLDAFLDSGGAIEACARKLFVHPNTVRYRLRRIADFTGRDPTVPRDAYVLRVASTVGRLNRQTHSTGARLGGTARHYDGSARPFGPGRIGG comes from the coding sequence GTGACCGACAACCGATTCGTTCCGCCGAAGTCCACCCTCGAGGTGCTGGAGTCGGTGCCCGAGTCGGTGCTGCGGCGGCTGAAGCAGTACTCCGGGCGGCTGGCCACCGAAGCCGTGCGGGTCATGGAGCAGCGGCTGCCGTTCTTCGCCGACCTCGAGGCGTCCCAGCGCGCCAGCGTGCAGCTGGTGGTCCAGACCGCGGTGGTCAACTTCGTCGAATGGATGCGCGACCCGAGCAGCAACGTCGGCTACACGGCGCAGGCGTTCGAGGTCGTCCCGCAGGACCTGCGGCGCCGGATCGCGCTGCGCCAGTCGGTCGAGATGGTCCGGGTCACCATGGAGTTCTTCGAGGAAGTGGTGCCGCTGTTGGCCCGCGACGACAAACAGCTGACCGCGCTCACCGCCGGCATCCTGCGCTACAGCCGGGACCTGGCGTTCGCCGCGGCCACCGCCTACGCCGACCAGGCCGAGGCCCGCGGCGCCTGGGACACCCGGATGGAGGCCAACGTCGTCGACGCCGTGGTGCGCGGTGACACCGGCCCGGAGCTGCAGTCCCAGGCCGCGGCGCTGAACTGGGACGCCACCGCCCCGGCGACCGTGATCGTCGGCCTGCCCCAGCCCGACCGCGTCGATCTGGCCAGCGACGACGTGCACGACGTGGTCAGCCGCCACGACCGGGCCGCGCTGTGCGATGTGCACGGCACCTGGCTGGTGGCGATCGTGTCCGGCACGCTCTCCCCCACCGACAAGTTCCTCTCCGATTTGATGACGGTGTTCGGCGACGGCCCGGTGGTCATCGGCCCGACCGCCCCGACGCTGGCGGCCGCCCACCGCAGCGCGGCGGAGGCGATCGCCGGGATGAACGCCGTCGCCGGCTGGAGCGGCGCACCCCGGCCGGTGGCCGCCCGCGAACTGCTGCCCGAGCGGGCGCTGCTGGGCGACGCGACCGCGATCGCCGCCCTGGAGGCCGAGGTGATGCGCCCGCTGGCCGACGCCGGACCTGCGCTGACCGAGACCCTGGACGCGTTCCTGGACTCCGGCGGCGCGATCGAGGCTTGCGCCCGCAAATTGTTCGTTCATCCAAACACCGTCCGCTACCGGTTGCGGCGGATCGCGGACTTCACCGGCCGCGATCCGACGGTGCCGCGCGACGCCTATGTGCTGCGCGTGGCGTCCACCGTCGGCCGGCTCAACCGCCAAACCCACAGCACAGGCGCGCGCCTCGGGGGTACGGCCCGGCATTACGACGGGTCGGCACGTCCGTTCGGCCCGGGGCGTATCGGTGGCTAG
- the aceE gene encoding pyruvate dehydrogenase (acetyl-transferring), homodimeric type yields the protein MTTEFARQDLAQNSTRAPEPDRVRVIREGVASYLPDIDPEETSEWLESFDAVLERSGPARARYLLLRMLERASEQRVAIPALTSTDYVNTIPTENEPWFPGDEEVERRYRAWIRWNAAIMVHRAQRPGVGVGGHISTYASSAALYEVGFNHFFRGKSHPGGGDQVFIQGHASPGIYARAFLEGRLTAEQLDGFRQEVSHPGGGLPSYPHPRLMPDFWEFPTVSMGLGPMNAIYQARFNHYLHDRGIKDTSDQHVWAFLGDGEMDEPESRGLAHVAALEGLDNLTFVVNCNLQRLDGPVRGNGKIIQELESFFRGAGWNVIKVIWGREWDALLHADRDGALVNLMNTTPDGDYQTYKANDGAYVREHFFNRDPRTKALVEHMTDEQIWNLKRGGHDYRKVYAAYKAALEHKGQPTVILAKTIKGYSLGAHFQGRNATHQMKKLALEDLKYFRDAMRIPISDKELEADPYLPPYYHPGMDAPEIRYMLERRRALGGFIPERRTKTKVLTLPGPDAYKSVKKGSGKQPVATTMATVRVFKELLRDKNIGHRIVPIIPDEARTFGMDSWFPSLKIYNRNGQLYTSVDADLMLAYKESEVGQILHEGINEAGSSASFIAAGTSYSTHNEPMIPVYIFYSMFGFQRTGDNFWAAADQMARGFVLGATAGRTTLTGEGLQHADGHSHVLASTNPAVVAYDPAFAYEIAYIIESGLRRMYGENPEDVFFYLTVYNEPYVQPPEPEGLDVDALLRGIYRYRPAPATRTHAAQILASGVAMPEALRAAELLADEWDVAADVWSVTSWTELGRDGIEIEKQQLRHPDQPTRTPFVTKALADARGPVVAVSDWMRAVPEQIRPWVPGTYITLGTDGFGFSDTRPAARRFFNTDAESIAVAALEGLARDGNIDRSVVAEAARKYRIDDARAAGPQTSDPGVA from the coding sequence GTGACCACCGAGTTCGCGCGCCAGGATCTGGCCCAAAACTCCACCAGAGCACCGGAACCCGACCGGGTTCGGGTGATTCGCGAAGGGGTCGCCTCGTATCTGCCCGATATCGATCCCGAGGAGACCAGCGAATGGCTGGAGTCGTTCGACGCGGTGTTGGAGCGCTCCGGCCCGGCACGCGCCCGCTACCTGCTGCTGCGAATGCTCGAGCGCGCCAGCGAGCAGCGGGTCGCCATCCCGGCACTCACCTCGACCGACTACGTCAACACCATCCCCACCGAGAATGAGCCGTGGTTCCCCGGCGACGAGGAGGTCGAGCGCCGCTACCGCGCCTGGATCCGGTGGAACGCCGCGATCATGGTGCACCGCGCGCAGCGTCCGGGAGTCGGTGTGGGTGGCCACATTTCGACCTACGCCTCGTCGGCGGCGCTCTACGAGGTCGGGTTCAACCACTTCTTCCGCGGCAAGTCGCACCCGGGCGGCGGCGACCAGGTGTTCATCCAGGGCCACGCCTCCCCCGGCATCTACGCCCGGGCGTTCCTGGAGGGCCGGCTGACCGCCGAGCAGCTCGACGGGTTCCGCCAGGAGGTCAGCCATCCCGGCGGCGGTCTGCCGAGCTACCCGCACCCGCGGCTGATGCCGGACTTCTGGGAGTTCCCCACGGTCTCGATGGGCCTGGGCCCGATGAACGCGATCTACCAGGCCCGGTTCAACCACTACCTGCACGACCGGGGCATCAAGGACACCTCGGACCAGCACGTGTGGGCGTTCCTCGGCGACGGCGAGATGGACGAGCCGGAGAGCCGGGGGCTCGCGCACGTGGCGGCGCTGGAGGGCCTGGACAACCTGACCTTCGTGGTCAACTGCAACCTGCAGCGGCTGGACGGGCCGGTGCGCGGCAACGGCAAGATCATCCAGGAGCTGGAGTCGTTCTTCCGCGGCGCCGGCTGGAACGTCATCAAGGTGATCTGGGGCCGCGAGTGGGACGCGCTGCTGCACGCCGACCGTGACGGCGCACTGGTCAACCTGATGAACACCACGCCCGACGGCGACTACCAGACCTACAAGGCCAACGACGGGGCCTACGTCCGCGAACACTTCTTCAACCGCGACCCGCGCACCAAGGCCCTCGTCGAGCACATGACCGACGAGCAGATCTGGAACCTCAAGCGCGGCGGCCACGACTACCGCAAGGTCTATGCGGCCTACAAGGCCGCGCTCGAGCACAAGGGCCAGCCCACGGTGATCCTGGCCAAGACCATCAAGGGTTACTCGCTGGGCGCCCACTTCCAGGGCCGCAACGCCACGCACCAGATGAAAAAGCTTGCGCTGGAAGACCTCAAGTACTTCCGCGACGCGATGCGGATCCCGATCAGCGACAAGGAGCTGGAGGCCGACCCGTACCTGCCGCCGTACTACCACCCGGGCATGGATGCCCCGGAGATCCGCTACATGCTGGAGCGCCGCCGCGCGCTGGGCGGGTTCATCCCGGAGCGGCGCACCAAGACCAAGGTGCTGACGCTGCCCGGACCGGACGCCTACAAATCGGTCAAGAAGGGCTCCGGCAAACAGCCGGTGGCCACCACCATGGCGACCGTGCGCGTCTTCAAGGAACTGTTGCGCGACAAGAACATCGGGCATCGGATCGTGCCGATCATCCCGGACGAGGCGCGCACGTTCGGGATGGACTCGTGGTTCCCGAGCCTGAAGATCTACAACCGCAACGGCCAGCTCTACACCTCGGTCGACGCGGATCTGATGCTGGCCTACAAGGAGTCCGAGGTCGGCCAGATCCTGCACGAGGGCATCAACGAGGCGGGGTCGTCGGCGAGCTTCATCGCCGCCGGTACGTCGTACTCGACGCACAACGAGCCGATGATTCCGGTCTACATCTTCTATTCGATGTTCGGCTTCCAGCGCACCGGCGACAACTTCTGGGCCGCCGCCGACCAGATGGCCCGCGGGTTCGTGCTCGGCGCCACCGCCGGCCGCACCACGCTCACCGGTGAGGGTCTGCAGCACGCCGACGGGCACTCGCACGTGCTGGCGTCGACGAATCCGGCTGTGGTGGCCTATGATCCGGCGTTCGCCTACGAGATCGCCTACATCATCGAGAGCGGCCTGCGGCGGATGTACGGCGAGAACCCCGAGGACGTCTTCTTCTATCTCACCGTCTACAACGAGCCGTACGTGCAGCCGCCGGAGCCCGAGGGCCTGGACGTGGACGCCCTGCTGCGCGGCATCTACCGGTACCGGCCGGCGCCCGCGACGCGCACACACGCCGCACAGATCCTGGCCTCCGGGGTGGCGATGCCGGAGGCGCTGCGGGCAGCCGAGCTGTTGGCCGACGAGTGGGATGTGGCCGCCGACGTGTGGTCGGTGACCAGCTGGACCGAGCTGGGCCGCGACGGCATCGAGATCGAGAAGCAGCAGCTGCGCCATCCCGATCAGCCCACCCGCACCCCGTTCGTGACCAAGGCGCTGGCCGACGCGCGCGGCCCGGTGGTGGCGGTGTCGGACTGGATGCGCGCGGTGCCCGAACAGATCCGGCCGTGGGTGCCGGGCACCTACATCACGCTCGGCACCGACGGGTTCGGGTTCTCCGACACCCGGCCGGCGGCGCGGCGGTTCTTCAACACCGATGCCGAGTCGATCGCGGTGGCTGCCCTCGAGGGGCTGGCCCGTGACGGCAATATCGACCGGTCGGTGGTGGCCGAGGCGGCCCGCAAGTACCGCATCGACGACGCCCGGGCGGCCGGGCCGCAGACCTCGGACCCGGGCGTCGCTTAA
- a CDS encoding DUF3052 domain-containing protein: MVAADSAPNYAQRLGIQKDQVVQELGWDEDVDDDIRADIEEACGSELLDEDADEVVDVVLLWWRDGDGDLVDRLMDAITPLAEDGVIWVITPKTGKPGHVQPAEIAEAAPTAGMMQTSSANLGNWIGTRLVQPKSRAKQR; encoded by the coding sequence GTGGTCGCGGCGGACAGCGCCCCGAACTACGCCCAACGACTGGGCATCCAGAAAGACCAGGTTGTACAGGAACTGGGCTGGGACGAGGACGTCGACGACGATATCCGCGCCGATATCGAGGAGGCCTGCGGCAGCGAGTTGCTCGATGAGGACGCCGACGAGGTGGTCGACGTCGTGCTGCTGTGGTGGCGCGACGGCGACGGTGATCTCGTGGACCGGCTGATGGACGCCATCACGCCGTTGGCCGAGGACGGCGTCATCTGGGTGATCACCCCCAAGACCGGCAAGCCCGGGCATGTGCAGCCGGCCGAGATCGCCGAGGCCGCCCCGACGGCCGGCATGATGCAGACCTCCTCGGCGAACCTGGGCAACTGGATCGGGACCCGGCTGGTGCAGCCGAAGTCGCGGGCCAAGCAACGCTGA
- a CDS encoding peroxiredoxin, whose protein sequence is MLAEGTPAPDFTLRDQNNQPVTLSDFRGAKNVLLVFFPLAFTGICQGELDEIRDRQPEYDNDDTATLAISVGPPPTHRIWAVQNGYLFPLLSDFWPHGEVARAYGVLNEATGYPNRGTFVVDREGIIRFAEMKEPGEARDQEVWRRALAALKSA, encoded by the coding sequence ATGCTGGCCGAAGGTACCCCGGCGCCCGACTTCACCCTGCGAGATCAGAACAACCAACCGGTCACCCTGAGTGACTTCCGGGGCGCCAAGAACGTGTTGCTGGTGTTCTTCCCGCTGGCCTTCACCGGCATCTGCCAGGGCGAGCTGGACGAGATCCGCGACCGGCAACCCGAATACGACAACGACGACACCGCCACACTGGCGATCTCGGTGGGGCCGCCGCCCACGCACCGCATCTGGGCCGTGCAGAACGGCTACCTGTTCCCGTTGCTGTCGGACTTCTGGCCGCACGGCGAGGTGGCGCGGGCGTACGGCGTGCTCAACGAGGCCACCGGTTACCCGAACCGCGGCACGTTCGTGGTCGACCGGGAGGGCATCATCCGGTTCGCCGAGATGAAGGAGCCCGGCGAGGCCCGTGACCAGGAGGTGTGGCGCCGGGCGCTGGCCGCGCTCAAGTCGGCGTGA
- a CDS encoding DUF3703 domain-containing protein: protein MARLSEQARAAYRAEMAAAASAPTAEARWHHLERAHIISQPDPWLHTCNHAAMFKLAVRQRDRREALGQVLRIIVAAPASLTGRYPEGNTGRTAAGLRTPMPVPDDLRAVLAG from the coding sequence ATGGCGCGTCTGTCCGAGCAGGCCCGGGCGGCCTACCGCGCGGAGATGGCCGCGGCGGCATCCGCCCCGACCGCCGAGGCCCGCTGGCATCACCTCGAGCGGGCGCACATCATCTCCCAACCCGATCCGTGGCTGCACACCTGCAATCACGCCGCGATGTTCAAACTCGCAGTGCGCCAGCGGGACCGCAGAGAGGCGCTGGGCCAGGTGCTGCGCATCATCGTGGCGGCGCCGGCGTCGCTGACCGGGCGCTACCCGGAGGGCAACACCGGCCGGACCGCGGCCGGGCTGCGCACCCCGATGCCGGTGCCCGACGATCTGCGCGCGGTGCTGGCCGGCTGA
- a CDS encoding cation diffusion facilitator family transporter encodes MAADKPTPPTPPVASTPARRAALARRIRFFVAATITYNVIEAVVALAEGARVSSTALIGFGLDSVIEVSSAAAVAWQFAGRDPKAREPVALRLIALSFFGLAGYVTVDAVRSLLGIGEPEPSTIGLVLAGVSLVVMPVLSYAQRRAGRELGSRSAVADSKQTLLCTYLSAVLLGGLALNSAFGWSWADPLAGLVIAGVAVREGLEAWRGQTCCRPPLLAADQQGCADDCCDD; translated from the coding sequence ATGGCGGCCGACAAGCCCACTCCCCCGACGCCACCGGTCGCGTCGACCCCCGCGCGGCGCGCGGCCCTGGCCCGCCGCATCCGGTTCTTCGTTGCCGCGACGATCACCTACAACGTCATCGAGGCGGTGGTCGCGCTCGCCGAGGGCGCCCGGGTGTCGTCGACCGCGCTGATCGGGTTCGGGCTCGACTCGGTCATCGAGGTGTCCTCGGCTGCGGCGGTGGCCTGGCAGTTCGCCGGCCGCGACCCGAAGGCCCGCGAACCGGTCGCGCTGCGCCTCATCGCGCTGTCGTTCTTCGGACTGGCCGGCTACGTGACCGTCGACGCGGTGCGCTCGCTGCTCGGCATCGGCGAGCCCGAACCCTCGACCATCGGGCTGGTACTGGCCGGGGTCAGCCTGGTCGTCATGCCGGTGCTGTCCTACGCCCAGCGGCGGGCCGGACGGGAACTCGGATCCCGTTCGGCGGTCGCGGATTCCAAACAGACCCTGCTGTGCACCTACCTGTCGGCGGTGCTGCTCGGGGGGCTGGCGCTCAACAGCGCGTTCGGCTGGTCGTGGGCCGATCCGCTCGCCGGCCTGGTTATCGCCGGTGTCGCGGTACGCGAGGGCCTCGAGGCCTGGCGGGGTCAAACCTGCTGTCGGCCACCGCTGCTCGCCGCCGACCAACAAGGCTGCGCAGACGACTGCTGTGACGACTGA
- a CDS encoding ArsR/SmtB family transcription factor produces the protein MTPATHTEALARFGHALSDPTRTRILLLLNAGPSYPAEMAERIGVSRQTLSNHLACLRGCGLVVAVPEGRRTRYELADPRIGHALDDLMGLVLAVDPDCRCIGPGGTVCECV, from the coding sequence ATGACCCCGGCGACCCACACCGAGGCGCTCGCCCGGTTCGGGCACGCGCTGTCGGATCCGACCCGCACCCGCATCCTGTTGCTGCTCAACGCCGGCCCGAGCTACCCCGCCGAGATGGCCGAGCGGATCGGGGTGTCGCGGCAGACGCTGTCGAATCACCTGGCGTGCCTGCGCGGTTGCGGACTGGTGGTGGCGGTGCCGGAGGGCCGGCGCACCCGCTACGAACTGGCCGATCCCCGCATCGGTCACGCGCTGGACGACCTGATGGGCCTGGTGCTGGCGGTCGATCCCGACTGCCGCTGCATCGGGCCGGGCGGCACCGTCTGCGAGTGCGTCTGA
- a CDS encoding oxygenase MpaB family protein — MRLGPLQFGPPRRPRRVADLINPAGALLPAANVIMQLAAPGVGYGVLESPVDSGNVYQHPFKRARTTGTYLAAATIGTDADRQTIRRAVDRVHALVRSTESSPVSYHALDPKLQLWVAACLYRYYVDQHEFLYGPLDDEAADAIYADARRLGTTLQVREDMWPPDRAAFEGYWKRSLDELRIDPPVRRHLHGVASLVFLPLPLRLLGPLNLLATTGFLPPEFRAHMQLEWSARRQRDFERLLTALRIADRVIPREVWLFGYQLYLWDMRWRVRLGKPVV, encoded by the coding sequence ATGAGGCTCGGTCCATTGCAATTCGGTCCACCGCGTCGCCCGCGCCGCGTCGCGGACCTGATCAATCCCGCGGGGGCGCTGCTGCCGGCGGCCAACGTGATCATGCAGCTCGCCGCGCCGGGCGTGGGATACGGCGTGCTGGAGAGCCCGGTCGACAGCGGCAACGTCTACCAGCACCCGTTCAAACGGGCCCGCACCACCGGCACGTATCTGGCCGCGGCGACCATCGGCACCGACGCCGACCGGCAGACGATCCGCCGCGCGGTGGACCGGGTGCACGCGCTGGTCCGCTCCACCGAGTCCAGCCCGGTGTCCTACCACGCGCTCGACCCCAAACTGCAGCTGTGGGTGGCGGCCTGCCTGTACCGGTACTACGTCGATCAGCACGAGTTCCTGTACGGCCCGCTCGACGACGAAGCCGCCGACGCGATCTACGCCGACGCCCGGCGGCTGGGCACCACGCTGCAGGTGCGCGAGGACATGTGGCCGCCGGACCGGGCCGCGTTCGAGGGGTACTGGAAACGCTCGCTGGACGAGCTGCGGATCGACCCGCCGGTGCGCCGCCACCTGCACGGGGTGGCGTCGCTGGTGTTCCTGCCGCTGCCGCTGCGCCTGCTCGGACCGCTGAACCTGCTCGCCACCACCGGGTTTCTGCCGCCGGAGTTCCGGGCGCACATGCAGCTGGAATGGTCCGCGCGCCGGCAACGTGACTTCGAGCGACTGTTGACCGCGCTGCGGATCGCCGACCGGGTCATCCCGCGCGAGGTGTGGCTGTTCGGCTACCAGCTGTACCTGTGGGACATGCGCTGGCGCGTGCGGCTGGGCAAACCGGTGGTGTGA
- a CDS encoding cobalamin biosynthesis protein: MGPGLTGLAAGYGADLLFADPRHGHPVAVFGRAAAALEQHSYADGRAAGAWHTAALVGAVAVAGAAAERLARRAGPWGVAATLAASTFVALGGTTLVRTGDRMAAHLAAGDLAAARALLPSLCGRDPHSLDADGLARAALESVAENTSDAAVAPLLWAALGGVPGVLAYRAVNTLDAMIGHRSPRYRRFGWAAARLDDLANYLPARVTAALAALCAPLVGGSPREALRAWRRDAARHPSPNAGVAEAAFAGALGVRLGGPTRYAYRLEIRPTLGDGPAPSVADLRRATRLSRAVQAAATVTAALLTASLRCRGR; the protein is encoded by the coding sequence ATCGGTCCGGGGCTGACCGGGCTGGCCGCGGGATACGGCGCCGATCTTCTGTTCGCCGACCCGCGGCACGGCCATCCGGTCGCGGTGTTCGGCCGGGCCGCAGCGGCTTTGGAGCAGCACAGCTATGCCGACGGCCGCGCCGCCGGGGCATGGCACACCGCAGCGCTGGTCGGCGCCGTCGCTGTGGCCGGAGCCGCCGCCGAGCGACTCGCCCGCCGCGCCGGTCCGTGGGGAGTGGCCGCGACGCTGGCGGCGTCGACCTTCGTCGCGCTCGGCGGGACCACGCTGGTGCGCACCGGCGACCGGATGGCCGCCCACCTGGCCGCCGGCGATCTCGCGGCGGCCCGGGCACTGCTGCCGTCGCTGTGCGGCCGCGACCCGCACTCGCTCGACGCGGACGGACTGGCCCGTGCGGCGCTGGAGTCGGTCGCCGAGAACACCTCCGACGCGGCCGTGGCGCCGCTGCTGTGGGCCGCGCTGGGCGGCGTGCCCGGGGTGCTGGCCTACCGGGCGGTCAACACGCTGGACGCGATGATCGGACACCGCTCCCCGAGATACCGCCGATTCGGTTGGGCCGCAGCACGTCTGGACGATCTGGCCAACTATCTGCCGGCGCGCGTGACGGCGGCGCTCGCCGCGCTGTGCGCACCGCTGGTCGGCGGATCGCCGCGCGAGGCGCTGCGGGCCTGGCGCCGCGACGCGGCACGCCACCCCAGCCCCAACGCCGGGGTGGCGGAGGCGGCCTTCGCCGGTGCGCTGGGGGTGCGGCTGGGCGGCCCCACCCGCTACGCCTACCGACTGGAGATCCGGCCCACCCTCGGCGACGGGCCGGCGCCGTCGGTCGCCGATCTGCGACGCGCCACTCGGTTGTCGCGGGCGGTGCAGGCCGCCGCCACTGTCACCGCGGCCCTGCTGACCGCCTCGCTCCGCTGCCGGGGGCGCTGA
- a CDS encoding SURF1 family cytochrome oxidase biogenesis protein has translation MRRWAFLLRPSWLALFVVVAGFTYLCFTVLAPWQLGKNAKTSRENAQIAQSLNADPVPLTSVLPHQDSSAPDEQWRRVTATGRYLADAQVLVRLRSVEGEPAFEVLVPFAVDGGPTVLVNRGYVRPEQGSQVPPIGAPPTGPVTITARLRDSEPVADKEPVRQDGFPQVYSINTAQIAEVTGVPLAGSYLQLTEDQPGGLGVIGLPHLDAGPFLSYGIQWIAFGIIAPIGLGYFIYAEIRQRRRERAAHQEAAASTAPPTPEEKLADRYGRRRR, from the coding sequence ATGCGGCGCTGGGCGTTTCTGCTGCGGCCGTCGTGGCTGGCGCTTTTCGTGGTGGTGGCCGGGTTCACCTACCTGTGTTTCACCGTGCTCGCGCCCTGGCAGCTGGGCAAGAACGCCAAGACGTCGCGGGAGAACGCCCAGATCGCACAGTCGCTCAACGCCGACCCGGTGCCGTTGACATCGGTTCTGCCGCACCAGGATTCGTCGGCGCCGGATGAGCAGTGGCGGCGGGTGACCGCCACCGGCCGGTATCTGGCCGACGCGCAGGTGCTGGTTCGGCTGCGCAGCGTGGAGGGCGAGCCGGCGTTCGAGGTGCTGGTGCCGTTCGCGGTCGACGGCGGGCCCACGGTGCTGGTCAACCGCGGCTATGTGCGGCCCGAGCAGGGGTCGCAGGTGCCGCCGATCGGGGCGCCGCCGACCGGGCCGGTCACCATCACCGCGCGGCTGCGCGACTCCGAACCCGTCGCGGACAAGGAACCGGTGCGCCAGGACGGCTTCCCGCAGGTGTACTCGATCAACACCGCGCAGATCGCCGAAGTCACCGGGGTTCCGCTGGCCGGGTCGTATCTGCAGCTGACCGAGGATCAGCCCGGCGGGCTGGGGGTGATCGGCCTGCCGCACCTGGACGCCGGGCCGTTCCTGTCCTACGGAATCCAGTGGATCGCGTTCGGGATCATCGCGCCGATCGGGCTGGGCTACTTCATCTACGCCGAGATCCGGCAGCGCCGCCGGGAGAGGGCCGCGCACCAGGAGGCGGCGGCGTCGACCGCGCCGCCCACCCCCGAGGAGAAGCTCGCCGACCGGTACGGGCGGCGGCGCCGCTGA